One part of the Luteibacter yeojuensis genome encodes these proteins:
- the petA gene encoding ubiquinol-cytochrome c reductase iron-sulfur subunit → MANEVVDHGRRRFLTVTTAVVGGAGVVAAVVPFIKSWEPSARAKAAGAPVTVDISAIEPGQKVTYAWRSLPVFVVNRTKEQLAQLKGLEPRLLDPMSSDADQQPKYATNETRSIKPEWLVVVGLCTHLGCVPDFVPDIKPEPFDANWKGGFYCPCHKSRYDLSGRVFSGVPAPKNLPVPPYHFVDDTHIQIGVDPKEAG, encoded by the coding sequence ATGGCGAACGAAGTCGTCGATCACGGGCGCCGTCGCTTCCTAACCGTAACGACAGCAGTTGTCGGCGGGGCGGGAGTGGTCGCGGCGGTCGTGCCCTTCATCAAGTCGTGGGAACCGAGCGCAAGGGCAAAGGCAGCGGGGGCGCCTGTCACGGTCGATATCAGTGCCATCGAGCCCGGCCAGAAGGTCACCTATGCGTGGCGCAGCCTTCCGGTGTTCGTGGTCAATCGCACGAAGGAGCAGCTGGCGCAGCTGAAGGGCCTCGAGCCCCGCCTGCTGGATCCCATGTCGTCCGACGCGGACCAGCAGCCGAAGTACGCGACGAACGAAACCCGGTCCATCAAACCCGAGTGGCTGGTCGTCGTCGGTCTCTGCACGCACCTGGGTTGCGTGCCGGACTTCGTGCCCGACATCAAGCCCGAGCCGTTCGACGCGAACTGGAAGGGCGGTTTCTACTGCCCCTGCCATAAGTCACGGTACGACCTGTCGGGCCGCGTCTTCAGCGGCGTGCCCGCCCCGAAGAACCTGCCGGTGCCGCCGTACCACTTCGTGGACGACACGCACATCCAGATCGGCGTCGATCCGAAGGAGGCAGGCTGA
- the ybeY gene encoding rRNA maturation RNase YbeY has protein sequence MSHVEVAVGYATSRKGVPAPASFRRWVEAALKGARRRKAAELAIRIVDADEGQALNRQYRGRDYATNVLSFPTELPPGVDLPLIGDLVICAPVVTREAAEQGKKPADHWAHMTIHGTLHLLGYDHIEEAEAEAMEGLETRILAGLGIPDPYRV, from the coding sequence GTGAGCCACGTGGAGGTCGCGGTGGGCTACGCCACCTCGCGCAAGGGGGTGCCCGCCCCGGCCAGCTTCCGCCGCTGGGTGGAGGCCGCGCTCAAGGGCGCCCGCCGGCGCAAGGCCGCCGAACTGGCCATCCGCATCGTGGACGCCGACGAGGGCCAGGCGCTGAACCGGCAATACCGTGGCCGCGACTATGCCACCAACGTGCTTTCCTTCCCGACCGAGCTGCCGCCCGGGGTGGACCTGCCGCTGATCGGCGACCTGGTGATCTGCGCGCCGGTGGTGACGCGCGAGGCCGCCGAACAGGGCAAGAAACCGGCCGATCACTGGGCCCACATGACGATCCACGGCACCCTGCACCTGCTGGGCTACGACCACATCGAAGAGGCCGAGGCCGAGGCGATGGAGGGGCTGGAAACGCGTATCCTGGCTGGCCTGGGCATTCCGGACCCCTACCGGGTCTGA
- a CDS encoding cytochrome b, whose translation MANVFTRVGDWVNERAPNLAPTYRKHMTEYFAPKNFNLWYYFGSLALLVLVNQIVTGIFLTMNYKTSALEAFNSVEYIMRDVEWGWLIRYMHSTGASLFFVVVFLHMFRGIMYGSFKRPRELVWILGMLIFLVLMAEAFMGYVLPWGNMSFWGAKVIISLFGTIPYIGSSLVEWIMGDFLPADATLNRFFALHVIALPLVLLLLVVLHLAALHEVGSNNPDGVDVKHGPKGNKWNPAKPLDAIPFHPYYTVKDLVGVGFFLTIAAFIIFFAPTFGGWFLEHDNFTPANNLVTPSHIKPSWYFTPFYAILRMIPSFFGTAIWGVIGMFGAILLLALLPWIDKGEVRSVRYRGLGFRIALGVLAVSFLALGLVGAGVTAEVIPEWFPGADVTTWENAFGRLMVLGYFGFFVFVWVYTRFGFEKTKPVPERVTMHD comes from the coding sequence ATGGCTAACGTCTTTACCCGCGTCGGCGACTGGGTCAACGAGCGTGCGCCGAACCTGGCGCCGACGTACCGGAAGCACATGACGGAGTACTTCGCGCCGAAGAACTTCAATCTCTGGTACTACTTCGGCTCGCTGGCGCTCCTGGTCCTGGTCAACCAGATCGTGACCGGCATCTTCCTCACCATGAACTACAAGACGAGTGCGCTCGAAGCGTTCAACTCGGTCGAGTACATCATGCGTGACGTGGAGTGGGGCTGGCTCATCCGCTACATGCATTCCACGGGCGCGTCGCTGTTCTTCGTGGTGGTGTTCCTGCACATGTTCCGCGGGATCATGTACGGATCGTTCAAGCGTCCGCGTGAGCTGGTCTGGATCCTCGGCATGCTGATCTTCCTCGTGCTGATGGCCGAGGCCTTCATGGGCTACGTGCTGCCGTGGGGCAACATGTCGTTCTGGGGCGCCAAGGTGATCATCTCGCTGTTCGGCACCATCCCCTACATCGGCTCGTCGCTGGTGGAATGGATCATGGGCGACTTCCTGCCCGCCGACGCCACGCTCAACCGCTTCTTCGCGCTGCACGTGATCGCGCTGCCTCTCGTCCTCCTGCTCCTGGTGGTGCTGCACCTCGCCGCGTTGCACGAGGTGGGTTCGAACAACCCGGACGGCGTGGACGTGAAGCATGGGCCGAAGGGCAACAAGTGGAACCCGGCGAAGCCCCTCGATGCCATCCCGTTCCATCCGTACTACACGGTGAAGGACCTGGTGGGCGTCGGCTTCTTCCTCACCATCGCCGCCTTCATCATCTTCTTCGCCCCGACCTTCGGCGGCTGGTTCCTCGAACACGACAACTTCACCCCGGCGAACAACCTCGTCACGCCGAGCCACATCAAGCCGTCGTGGTACTTCACCCCGTTCTACGCGATCCTGCGCATGATCCCGTCCTTCTTCGGCACGGCGATCTGGGGCGTGATCGGCATGTTCGGCGCGATCCTGCTGCTGGCGCTGCTGCCGTGGATCGACAAGGGCGAGGTCCGTTCGGTGCGCTACCGCGGCCTCGGCTTCCGCATCGCCCTGGGCGTGCTCGCCGTCTCGTTCCTGGCCCTTGGCCTGGTCGGCGCCGGCGTCACCGCCGAGGTCATCCCCGAGTGGTTCCCGGGTGCCGACGTCACCACCTGGGAGAACGCCTTCGGCCGACTCATGGTGCTGGGCTACTTCGGGTTCTTCGTATTCGTATGGGTCTACACGCGCTTTGGCTTCGAGAAGACCAAGCCGGTTCCGGAACGGGTGACGATGCATGATTAA
- a CDS encoding magnesium and cobalt transport protein CorA → MVSLPLISEPASNPPSSGGMVINCVAYRTNGQRIGDITIEAISDVLKQPDTFVWVGLHEPDEALLLKLQEEFNLHDLAIEDAQHAHQRTKIEAYGDSLFIVAQTAQLIGGNIAFGETQIFLGQRYFVTVRHGASLSYAPARRTCEQTPELLAMGPSYALYAVLDFIVDNFLPIVRDFREELHELENDIFAETYNRQTIKRLYDMQRELMTLRLAVVPLQDVVAQLTRLHPHLIHDELRAYFRDIYDHVFRVNESISAMREMLGAAISVNLALVTFGQNEVMKKLAGWAAMLAAPTLITSWYGMNFAHMPELDKPWAYPAITCLVACIVGGIFIALKRNRWF, encoded by the coding sequence ATGGTCTCGCTCCCCCTCATCTCCGAACCGGCATCCAACCCGCCCTCCAGCGGTGGCATGGTCATCAATTGCGTGGCCTACCGGACCAACGGCCAGCGTATCGGCGACATCACCATCGAGGCCATCAGCGATGTGCTCAAGCAGCCCGACACCTTCGTATGGGTGGGACTGCATGAGCCGGACGAAGCCTTGCTGCTGAAACTCCAGGAAGAGTTCAACCTGCACGATCTTGCGATCGAGGATGCCCAGCACGCCCACCAGCGTACGAAGATCGAGGCCTATGGCGATTCGCTGTTCATCGTGGCGCAGACGGCGCAGCTGATCGGCGGCAATATCGCTTTCGGCGAAACGCAAATCTTCCTTGGGCAGCGCTACTTCGTGACGGTGCGCCATGGCGCGTCGCTCTCCTATGCGCCGGCGCGGCGCACCTGCGAACAGACGCCGGAACTGCTGGCGATGGGGCCGAGCTACGCCCTCTATGCCGTGCTGGATTTCATCGTCGACAACTTCCTCCCCATCGTTCGCGACTTCCGGGAAGAGTTGCACGAGCTGGAGAACGATATCTTCGCGGAAACCTACAACCGGCAGACCATCAAGCGGTTGTATGACATGCAGCGTGAGTTGATGACGTTGCGGCTGGCCGTCGTGCCGTTGCAGGATGTGGTTGCGCAGTTGACGCGGTTACATCCGCATCTGATTCATGACGAACTTCGCGCGTACTTCCGGGATATTTACGACCATGTTTTCCGGGTGAACGAGTCGATTTCGGCGATGCGCGAGATGCTGGGGGCGGCGATCAGTGTGAACCTTGCGCTCGTTACCTTTGGGCAGAACGAGGTGATGAAGAAGCTGGCCGGGTGGGCGGCTATGCTGGCTGCGCCCACCCTGATTACGAGTTGGTATGGCATGAACTTTGCGCATATGCCGGAGCTGGATAAACCTTGGGCTTATCCGGCGATTACCTGCCTGGTGGCTTGCATCGTGGGTGGCATCTTCATCGCCTTGAAACGCAACCGCTGGTTCTAA
- a CDS encoding PhoH family protein, with protein sequence MSQLSQRDFALDPEDNTRLANLCGPLDEHIRQIELRLGIEIDHRGNLFRVIGEEASAKAGEQVLRTLYAATEHETLNGQTINVRLAESGIDALNEQAAESAQEVVIKVKRGVIKGRGPNQARYLHAITTHDINFGVGPAGTGKTYLAVASAVEALEANRVQRVLLVRPAVEAGEKLGFLPGDLSQKIDPYLRPLYDALYEMVGFEKVSKLIERNVIEIAPLAYMRGRTLNDAYVILDEAQNTTVEQMKMFLTRIGFGSVAVITGDVSQVDLPRNVRSGLRHAIEVLRGVDGISFTFFTSRDVVRHPLVAKIVRAYEAFEQKQDDER encoded by the coding sequence ATGAGCCAGCTATCCCAGCGCGACTTCGCGCTCGACCCGGAAGACAACACCCGCCTCGCCAACCTCTGCGGACCTCTCGACGAGCATATCCGCCAGATCGAGCTGCGCCTGGGCATCGAGATCGACCATCGCGGCAACCTGTTCCGCGTGATCGGCGAGGAAGCCTCGGCCAAGGCCGGCGAGCAAGTGCTCCGCACGCTTTACGCCGCCACCGAGCACGAGACGCTCAACGGCCAGACGATCAACGTGCGCCTCGCCGAGTCCGGCATCGACGCATTGAACGAGCAAGCCGCCGAGTCCGCGCAGGAAGTGGTCATCAAGGTGAAGCGCGGCGTGATCAAGGGCCGCGGCCCCAACCAGGCCCGCTACCTGCATGCCATCACCACGCACGACATCAATTTCGGCGTGGGCCCGGCCGGCACCGGCAAGACCTACCTCGCCGTGGCCAGCGCCGTCGAGGCGCTGGAAGCCAATCGCGTGCAGCGCGTTCTGCTGGTGCGCCCCGCCGTGGAAGCCGGCGAGAAACTCGGCTTCCTGCCGGGCGATCTCAGCCAGAAGATCGACCCGTACCTGCGTCCGCTCTACGACGCGCTGTACGAGATGGTGGGCTTCGAAAAGGTGTCGAAGCTGATCGAGCGCAACGTGATCGAGATCGCCCCCCTCGCGTACATGCGCGGGCGTACCCTCAACGATGCCTATGTGATCCTCGACGAAGCGCAGAACACCACCGTCGAACAGATGAAGATGTTCCTTACCCGCATCGGCTTCGGCTCGGTGGCGGTGATCACCGGCGACGTGTCCCAGGTAGACCTGCCGCGGAATGTCCGTTCCGGCCTGCGCCACGCCATCGAGGTGCTGCGCGGCGTGGACGGCATCAGTTTCACTTTCTTCACCTCGCGCGACGTGGTGCGTCACCCGCTGGTGGCGAAGATCGTCCGTGCCTACGAGGCGTTCGAACAGAAGCAGGACGACGAGCGGTGA
- a CDS encoding S1C family serine protease, which yields MKDAARTFAFVARFVVLGLAVAFVVGLFWPGSGAFLRQRFGGPATKQVAAPAAALGSGPASYADAVAKAAPSVVNIYANKLVTEQPRELYSDPVLQRIFSVPTGPARTRRQQNLGSGVIVSDDGYVLTNNHVIANADDIQLLLYDGRVASARVVGSDDETDLAVLKVDAGNLPAIHMTDADDRPRVGDVVLAIGNPFGIGQTVTMGIVSAIGRQLNLSSLENFIQTDAAINFGNSGGALVNAHGELVGINTSLIGQAVGAEGIGFAIPVQSARDVLDQIVQTGHVVRGWIGADYGAVPVAADSGLPSAARGVVVNDVSPGGPAALAGIRQRDVLLKLGDEDILDPSDLRRHEASLKPGVPVQISGLRYGAPFTATITPTQRPPSAPMQALRQP from the coding sequence ATGAAAGACGCCGCCCGCACGTTCGCCTTCGTTGCCCGCTTCGTCGTGCTAGGCCTTGCCGTGGCCTTCGTCGTAGGCCTGTTCTGGCCTGGCAGCGGCGCGTTCCTTCGGCAGCGATTCGGCGGCCCGGCGACGAAGCAGGTCGCCGCGCCCGCGGCGGCGCTGGGATCGGGCCCGGCCTCGTACGCCGATGCCGTGGCCAAGGCCGCGCCCTCGGTCGTAAATATCTACGCCAACAAGCTGGTGACCGAGCAGCCCCGCGAGCTTTACTCGGACCCCGTACTCCAGCGCATCTTCAGCGTACCCACCGGTCCCGCGCGCACGCGGCGCCAGCAGAACCTCGGGTCCGGGGTGATCGTCAGCGACGATGGTTACGTTTTGACCAACAACCACGTCATCGCCAACGCCGACGACATCCAGCTGCTGCTCTACGACGGCCGCGTGGCGAGCGCGCGGGTGGTGGGCTCCGACGACGAGACCGACCTCGCCGTGCTCAAGGTGGACGCCGGCAACCTGCCCGCCATCCACATGACCGATGCGGACGACCGTCCCCGCGTGGGCGACGTGGTACTGGCGATCGGCAATCCCTTCGGCATCGGGCAAACGGTGACCATGGGCATCGTCAGCGCCATCGGCCGCCAGCTCAACCTCTCCAGCCTCGAGAACTTCATCCAGACGGACGCCGCGATCAACTTCGGCAACTCGGGCGGCGCGCTGGTCAACGCGCACGGCGAACTGGTGGGCATCAATACCTCGCTGATCGGGCAGGCCGTGGGGGCCGAGGGGATCGGCTTCGCCATTCCCGTGCAGAGCGCGCGCGACGTGCTCGACCAGATCGTGCAGACGGGTCACGTCGTGCGCGGCTGGATCGGCGCGGACTATGGCGCGGTTCCCGTTGCCGCCGACAGCGGGCTGCCGTCGGCGGCACGCGGCGTGGTGGTCAACGACGTCTCGCCCGGCGGCCCCGCCGCACTGGCGGGCATCCGGCAGCGCGACGTGCTGCTGAAGCTTGGCGACGAGGACATCCTCGATCCATCCGACCTGCGCCGGCACGAGGCCTCACTGAAGCCCGGGGTGCCGGTGCAGATCTCGGGATTGCGTTACGGCGCACCGTTCACCGCGACCATCACGCCGACCCAACGCCCGCCGAGCGCGCCGATGCAGGCCCTGCGCCAGCCCTGA
- the miaB gene encoding tRNA (N6-isopentenyl adenosine(37)-C2)-methylthiotransferase MiaB produces the protein MSGKLFIKTHGCQMNEYDSAKMADVLRASHGLELTQDEAEADVILVNTCSIREKAQEKVFSQLGRWKAHKQGDKPVLIGVGGCVASQEGDAIIKRAPFVDLVFGPQTLHRLPEMIEAQRASGKAQVDISFPEIEKFDRLPEPRAEGPTAFVSIMEGCSKYCSYCVVPYTRGEEISRPFDDVIVEVAQLAEQGVREVNLLGQNVNAYRGPMHDGGTADLAVLIHAIAQIEGIGRIRFTTSHPLEFSDSLIEAYANVPQLANYLHLPVQAGSDRILAAMKRGYTALEFKQRIRKLRAVRPDICVSSDFIVGFPGETEDDFEKTMKLIGDVGFDQSFSFIFSSRPGTPAANLADDTPAEVKHARLARLQAAINENARRINEAMVGTVQRVLVEKPSRKNPNEMTGRTENMRYVNFPGHPRMIGQFVDVTITEAMSNSLRGRVRLDDEVALAS, from the coding sequence ATGAGCGGCAAGCTTTTCATCAAGACCCACGGCTGCCAGATGAACGAGTACGACTCGGCCAAGATGGCCGACGTTCTGCGCGCGTCGCACGGACTGGAACTGACCCAGGACGAGGCCGAGGCCGACGTGATCCTGGTCAACACCTGCTCCATCCGCGAGAAAGCCCAGGAAAAGGTCTTCAGCCAGCTCGGTCGCTGGAAGGCGCACAAGCAGGGCGATAAACCCGTGCTGATCGGCGTCGGCGGCTGCGTGGCCTCGCAGGAAGGCGACGCCATCATCAAGCGCGCACCCTTCGTCGACCTGGTGTTCGGCCCACAGACCCTGCACCGCCTGCCCGAGATGATCGAGGCGCAGCGCGCCAGCGGCAAGGCGCAGGTGGACATCAGCTTCCCCGAGATCGAGAAGTTCGACCGCCTGCCGGAACCGCGTGCCGAAGGCCCCACCGCCTTCGTCTCCATCATGGAAGGCTGCTCGAAGTACTGCTCGTATTGCGTGGTGCCGTACACCCGCGGCGAGGAAATCAGCCGCCCGTTCGACGACGTGATCGTCGAGGTGGCCCAGCTCGCCGAGCAAGGCGTGCGCGAGGTGAACCTGCTCGGCCAGAACGTGAACGCCTATCGCGGCCCCATGCACGACGGCGGCACCGCCGACCTCGCCGTGCTGATCCATGCCATCGCGCAGATCGAGGGCATCGGCCGTATCCGCTTCACCACCTCGCATCCGCTGGAGTTCTCCGACTCGCTGATCGAGGCCTATGCCAACGTGCCGCAGCTGGCCAACTACCTGCACCTGCCCGTGCAGGCCGGCTCCGACCGCATCCTCGCGGCCATGAAGCGCGGCTACACGGCGCTGGAGTTCAAGCAGCGCATCCGCAAGCTGCGCGCCGTGCGTCCGGATATCTGCGTTTCTTCCGACTTCATCGTGGGCTTCCCCGGCGAGACCGAGGACGACTTCGAAAAAACCATGAAGCTCATCGGCGACGTGGGCTTCGACCAGAGTTTCTCCTTCATCTTCTCCTCCCGCCCCGGCACGCCGGCGGCGAACCTCGCCGACGACACCCCGGCCGAGGTGAAGCACGCGCGCCTGGCCCGCCTGCAGGCGGCGATCAACGAGAACGCGCGCAGGATCAACGAGGCGATGGTCGGCACCGTGCAGCGCGTGCTGGTCGAGAAGCCCAGCCGGAAGAACCCGAACGAGATGACCGGACGCACCGAGAACATGCGCTACGTGAACTTCCCCGGCCACCCGCGGATGATCGGCCAGTTCGTGGACGTGACCATCACCGAGGCGATGTCGAATTCGCTGCGCGGACGCGTCCGCCTGGATGACGAGGTCGCCCTCGCCTCGTGA
- a CDS encoding DUF4105 domain-containing protein produces MRRTLIFLLALCLLPAARAGIVDAPAANLEISLMTYGPGDIYWERFGHDALEVRDTVSGESIAFNYGVFDFDQKGFLLNFARGIMAYRMDAETTQSDIDFYAGEGRYVRRQHLALNDEQKERLRRFLLWNIRPENAGYRYDYYVDNCTTRVRDALDDALGGILSAHWVAKPGGMTFREQTVRLMSNQPWLMLGMDLGLGPYADQPMTAWKETFLPMTLESELRQVSVDGKPLVAKETLLVPARLTPPPEAAPDLRWPLLLAGLVLAVPLALPAISRRGFARGVFVAAGTLFTVFAGIAGLLMLGLWTLTLHRSAWGNFNLLAYSPFALLIVPGIWRLRHAGRPVSKLASRVTALSFAACVIALLLHLWPDFPQRNLPWLLLALPCWAALTWTFCRRHD; encoded by the coding sequence ATGCGTCGCACCCTGATCTTCCTGCTTGCCCTATGCCTCTTGCCTGCCGCCCGCGCGGGCATCGTCGACGCGCCGGCCGCCAACCTCGAGATCTCGCTGATGACCTACGGTCCCGGCGACATCTACTGGGAGCGCTTCGGCCACGATGCGCTGGAAGTGCGCGACACCGTCAGCGGCGAATCCATCGCCTTCAACTACGGCGTGTTCGATTTCGACCAGAAGGGCTTCCTGCTCAATTTCGCGCGCGGCATCATGGCGTACCGCATGGATGCGGAAACCACGCAGTCGGATATCGATTTCTACGCCGGCGAAGGTCGCTACGTGCGCCGGCAGCATCTGGCACTGAACGACGAACAGAAGGAACGGTTGCGCCGGTTCCTGCTCTGGAACATCCGTCCGGAAAACGCCGGCTACCGTTACGACTATTACGTGGACAACTGCACCACGCGCGTCCGCGACGCGCTGGACGACGCACTTGGCGGCATCCTCAGCGCGCATTGGGTCGCCAAGCCGGGCGGCATGACCTTCCGCGAGCAGACTGTCCGGCTCATGAGCAATCAACCCTGGCTGATGCTCGGCATGGATCTCGGCCTCGGCCCCTACGCCGACCAACCGATGACCGCCTGGAAAGAGACCTTCCTGCCGATGACGCTGGAGTCCGAACTGCGCCAGGTTTCCGTGGACGGGAAGCCGCTGGTGGCCAAGGAGACGCTGCTGGTGCCGGCCCGCCTGACGCCCCCTCCGGAGGCGGCCCCGGACCTGCGCTGGCCTTTACTGCTGGCCGGCCTGGTGCTCGCCGTGCCGCTGGCCTTGCCAGCTATCTCCCGGCGCGGTTTCGCCCGCGGTGTCTTCGTCGCTGCCGGAACGCTCTTCACGGTGTTCGCAGGAATCGCCGGACTCTTGATGCTCGGCCTGTGGACGCTGACCCTGCACAGGTCCGCCTGGGGCAACTTCAACCTGCTGGCGTATTCGCCGTTCGCGTTGCTGATCGTGCCCGGCATCTGGCGCCTGCGCCACGCGGGGCGGCCGGTGAGCAAGCTGGCTTCCCGGGTCACGGCCCTGTCTTTCGCCGCGTGCGTCATCGCCCTGCTGCTGCACCTGTGGCCGGATTTCCCGCAGCGGAACCTTCCCTGGCTCCTGCTCGCCCTTCCCTGCTGGGCCGCCCTGACCTGGACCTTCTGCCGCCGGCACGATTAG
- a CDS encoding HlyC/CorC family transporter: MNADPDSTHGPAHRSWWDRLGHLFSGEPRNRDELIEELRTAQTNGLLSNDTLTMVEGAIKVTELSVDDVMVPRAQIVSLPVDAPLPDILAAVVESGHSRFPVHGEDKDEVLGILLAKDLLKYFGQSEGCDVRALLRPAVLIPESMRLNVLLAEFRLTRNHMALVVDEYGGVAGLITIEDVLEQIVGEIDDEHDDEEEPVLVQPLDDGGFAVSALTPIADFNEVAGAHFSDEEFDTVGGMITSEFGHLPAAGEEIAVGNFVFRVTEADDRRVQQFHVAPANSTG; the protein is encoded by the coding sequence ATGAACGCGGACCCCGATAGTACCCACGGCCCCGCCCACCGCTCCTGGTGGGACCGACTGGGCCATCTGTTTTCCGGCGAGCCACGCAACCGCGACGAACTGATCGAGGAGTTGCGCACCGCCCAGACCAATGGGCTGCTCTCCAACGACACCCTGACCATGGTCGAGGGTGCGATCAAGGTCACCGAGCTCAGTGTCGACGACGTCATGGTGCCGCGTGCCCAGATCGTCAGCCTTCCCGTCGATGCCCCCCTGCCCGACATCCTCGCCGCCGTGGTCGAATCCGGGCACTCCCGTTTTCCCGTGCATGGCGAGGACAAGGACGAGGTTCTCGGCATCCTGCTGGCAAAAGACCTGCTGAAGTACTTCGGCCAGAGCGAAGGCTGCGACGTGCGCGCCCTGCTCCGCCCGGCCGTGCTGATCCCCGAGTCCATGCGCCTCAACGTGCTGCTCGCCGAGTTCCGCCTCACGCGCAACCACATGGCGCTGGTGGTCGACGAATACGGCGGCGTGGCCGGCCTCATCACCATCGAGGACGTCCTCGAGCAGATCGTCGGCGAGATCGACGACGAGCACGACGACGAGGAAGAACCCGTGCTGGTGCAGCCGCTGGACGACGGCGGCTTCGCGGTCAGCGCGCTCACGCCCATCGCGGATTTCAACGAGGTGGCGGGTGCGCATTTCTCCGACGAGGAATTCGATACCGTCGGCGGCATGATCACGTCCGAGTTCGGCCACCTGCCGGCCGCGGGCGAAGAGATCGCCGTGGGGAACTTCGTGTTCCGGGTGACCGAGGCGGACGACCGCCGCGTGCAACAGTTCCACGTGGCCCCTGCCAACAGCACAGGCTGA
- a CDS encoding lytic transglycosylase domain-containing protein has translation MVQDATPGGSAGHRACRFLSFRTVLRRTAIGCVLLLGLCAGPAVAGTLYRCTGSTGETVFSGSTSGYKDCKRIGSTPNPRAARPKGVVAERAPAKPSLEGVVGSVVTAPSTAASFVGVTASVIGGPTEGEALPPVTAPKGRWDYRESSSQDLAASAASAAPKGSRVLRGAVYRITRADGGVEYTNIPPGGGAKGQSIKMLFTYIATCAACDVHSKIDWNSVALNLTSYGDAIRSASSEFGVDEALLRAVIHAESAFNPRALSVAGAQGLMQLIPGTARDMGVLDAFDAGQNIRGGARYLALLLRNFNGNEKLAAAAYNAGPGAVQKYNGVPPYDETQVYVERVGVLRKRYAETLKRHAATGIPLADRGA, from the coding sequence ATGGTCCAAGATGCGACGCCAGGGGGCAGCGCCGGCCATCGTGCCTGCCGTTTCCTCTCCTTCCGCACGGTCCTTCGCAGGACCGCGATCGGGTGCGTCCTGCTGCTCGGCCTGTGCGCCGGGCCTGCCGTCGCGGGGACGCTCTACCGGTGTACCGGCAGCACGGGGGAAACCGTCTTTTCCGGCAGCACGTCGGGCTACAAGGACTGCAAGCGGATCGGCAGTACGCCAAATCCGCGCGCGGCTCGCCCCAAGGGGGTCGTGGCGGAGCGCGCTCCCGCGAAACCCTCTCTCGAAGGGGTGGTGGGCTCCGTGGTGACGGCACCCTCCACGGCCGCCTCCTTCGTCGGTGTGACCGCCTCCGTGATCGGCGGCCCTACGGAAGGCGAGGCCCTGCCTCCGGTCACGGCGCCCAAGGGCCGCTGGGATTACCGGGAATCGTCGTCGCAGGATCTTGCGGCGAGCGCCGCGTCTGCCGCGCCGAAAGGTTCGCGCGTGCTGCGCGGCGCCGTCTATCGGATTACCCGCGCCGACGGCGGCGTGGAATACACCAACATCCCGCCGGGCGGCGGGGCGAAAGGACAGAGCATCAAGATGCTCTTTACTTATATCGCCACCTGCGCGGCCTGCGACGTGCATTCGAAGATCGACTGGAACAGCGTGGCGTTGAACCTCACCTCGTATGGCGACGCGATCCGTTCGGCGAGCAGCGAGTTCGGGGTGGACGAGGCCTTGCTGCGCGCCGTCATCCATGCGGAGAGCGCCTTCAATCCGCGTGCCCTTTCGGTGGCCGGGGCGCAGGGGCTGATGCAGCTGATCCCCGGCACGGCGCGCGACATGGGCGTGCTCGATGCTTTCGACGCTGGCCAGAACATCCGCGGCGGCGCGCGCTACCTGGCCCTGCTGCTGAGGAACTTCAACGGGAACGAGAAGCTGGCCGCGGCGGCGTATAACGCGGGGCCGGGCGCGGTGCAGAAGTACAACGGCGTGCCGCCGTATGACGAAACGCAGGTTTACGTCGAGCGCGTGGGGGTGCTGCGCAAGCGTTATGCGGAAACGTTGAAGCGGCACGCCGCCACGGGCATTCCCCTGGCCGATCGCGGCGCCTGA